One Microlunatus soli genomic window carries:
- the truA gene encoding tRNA pseudouridine(38-40) synthase TruA, translating to MTSGTTTDPIRWRLDVSYRGTDFSGWAAQPGLRTVQGELELWLPRLLRTDSPVALTCAGRTDAGVHARGQVCHLDLAPGLITDDGSRLLRRLARVLPDDLVVRRVGRAPAGFDARFSASWRRYCYRIGDGVVPPDPLLRDQIARWPRELDLAAMNEAARQLLGLRDFAAFCKRRDGASTIRTLLKLAGTRVDHGPQAGTIEFTVVADAFCHSMVRSLIGALVRVGEGARSTPWIAEIQSAAVRDSSVPVMAAAGLTLEEVGYPPDEELAERATRSRNRRSSADLAAPGPDPDPEQAS from the coding sequence ATGACTAGCGGTACGACCACCGACCCGATCCGCTGGCGGCTCGACGTCAGCTACCGCGGGACCGACTTCTCCGGCTGGGCCGCGCAGCCCGGATTGCGAACCGTCCAAGGGGAACTGGAGCTCTGGCTGCCGCGGCTGCTGCGCACCGATTCACCGGTTGCGTTGACCTGTGCCGGGCGGACGGATGCCGGTGTGCACGCGCGCGGCCAGGTCTGTCATCTTGATCTTGCTCCCGGGCTGATCACCGATGACGGCAGCCGCCTGCTGCGTCGGCTGGCCCGAGTGCTGCCCGACGATCTCGTGGTCCGCCGGGTCGGCCGCGCTCCGGCCGGCTTCGATGCCCGCTTCTCCGCGAGTTGGCGGCGCTACTGCTACCGGATCGGCGACGGCGTGGTACCGCCCGATCCGTTGCTCCGCGACCAGATCGCCCGATGGCCCCGGGAGCTGGATCTGGCAGCGATGAACGAAGCCGCCCGACAGCTGCTCGGGCTGCGTGACTTCGCCGCCTTCTGCAAGCGCCGGGACGGCGCGAGCACCATCCGCACTCTGCTGAAGCTCGCCGGCACCCGTGTTGATCATGGTCCACAGGCGGGCACGATCGAGTTCACCGTTGTCGCGGACGCGTTCTGTCATTCGATGGTGCGGTCCCTGATCGGTGCCCTGGTCCGCGTCGGCGAGGGCGCGCGGTCGACCCCCTGGATCGCCGAGATCCAGTCCGCTGCGGTGCGGGACAGCAGCGTGCCGGTGATGGCCGCCGCGGGACTCACCCTGGAAGAGGTCGGCTATCCGCCGGACGAGGAGCTGGCCGAGCGGGCCACGCGGTCCCGCAACCGGCGCAGCTCGGCCGACCTTGCAGCACCTGGTCCCGACCCCGACCCGGAACAGGCGAGTTGA
- the trmB gene encoding tRNA (guanosine(46)-N7)-methyltransferase TrmB: MTESTPDTDPSPDHTPGPTDRPTALSLVEGRSRRGVVSFVSRSPRLTPQQQKLWDRFAGRWLIEVPRDEAKTSIRPDHGIDLKTEYGRDADLIIEIGPGMGESLAPMAKARPEANVLAFEVYRPAVARILAKLDKQQVGNVRVIQANAVEGLQLLAPEAGVAELWMFFPDPWHKSKHRKRRLLNHDFADLVASRLRPGGVWRLATDWADYAHQMRAVLDDHDAFESLYPGDFAPRWDARPVTKFEQRGIDAGREIFDLAYRRR; this comes from the coding sequence GTGACCGAATCAACTCCCGACACCGACCCGTCGCCGGACCACACACCGGGACCGACCGACCGTCCGACCGCGCTGAGCCTGGTCGAGGGCCGGTCCCGACGGGGCGTGGTCTCCTTCGTCAGCCGCAGCCCGCGGCTGACGCCGCAACAACAGAAGCTGTGGGACCGGTTCGCCGGCCGGTGGCTGATCGAGGTGCCGCGAGACGAAGCGAAGACCTCGATCCGGCCCGACCATGGCATCGACCTGAAAACCGAGTACGGCCGCGACGCCGACCTGATCATCGAGATCGGTCCCGGCATGGGCGAGTCGCTGGCCCCGATGGCCAAGGCCCGGCCGGAAGCGAACGTGTTGGCGTTCGAGGTCTATCGTCCGGCGGTCGCGAGAATCCTGGCCAAGCTGGACAAGCAGCAGGTCGGCAACGTCCGGGTGATCCAGGCCAACGCCGTCGAAGGTCTGCAACTGCTCGCACCCGAGGCCGGTGTCGCGGAGCTGTGGATGTTCTTCCCCGACCCGTGGCACAAGAGCAAGCACCGCAAGCGACGGCTGCTGAACCACGATTTCGCCGATCTGGTCGCCTCCCGGCTACGGCCCGGCGGCGTCTGGCGGCTGGCCACCGACTGGGCCGACTACGCCCATCAGATGAGGGCCGTCCTTGATGATCATGACGCCTTCGAGTCGTTGTATCCCGGCGACTTCGCCCCCCGCTGGGATGCCCGTCCGGTGACCAAATTCGAACAACGCGGTATCGACGCCGGCCGAGAGATCTTCGACCTGGCCTATCGGCGCCGATGA
- the ypfJ gene encoding KPN_02809 family neutral zinc metallopeptidase, producing MTFQGDGPLDTGGVSGGGGGRGGRVAIGGGAGLVVVVIAALVFGINPADILGGGGGDYSTGDVGAEGSGAGQIDDQIKSCTIEKANTDTVCRIVATTNSLGDVWPQLMSDYTEPQTVIFSGSVDTGCGSATSAVGPFYCPSDQTAYFDPSFFDTLERQLGGSDGPLAQEYVVAHEFGHHVQHVQGLDEKAQQMGSKGAKSGSVRLELQADCYAGVWANRADDGKDAMLEPITDQQISDVITTARAIGDDKLSGGSSDGWTHGSSSQRVRWFSIGYQSGEVKRCDTFSTDDL from the coding sequence ATGACCTTCCAGGGTGATGGCCCGCTGGACACCGGCGGCGTGTCCGGCGGTGGCGGTGGCCGAGGCGGCCGGGTCGCGATCGGCGGCGGAGCCGGGTTGGTGGTCGTCGTGATCGCCGCTCTGGTGTTCGGCATCAACCCGGCCGACATCCTCGGCGGTGGTGGCGGGGACTACTCGACCGGTGACGTCGGTGCGGAAGGCTCCGGAGCAGGTCAGATCGACGACCAGATCAAGAGCTGCACGATCGAGAAGGCGAACACCGACACCGTCTGCCGGATCGTCGCGACGACCAACAGCCTGGGCGACGTGTGGCCGCAGCTGATGTCCGACTACACCGAGCCGCAGACGGTGATCTTCTCCGGCTCGGTCGACACCGGTTGCGGGTCGGCGACCTCCGCGGTCGGACCGTTCTACTGCCCGAGCGACCAGACCGCCTACTTCGATCCCAGCTTCTTCGACACCCTGGAACGGCAGCTCGGTGGAAGTGACGGACCGTTGGCCCAGGAGTACGTCGTCGCCCACGAGTTCGGGCATCACGTCCAGCATGTTCAAGGGCTGGACGAGAAGGCCCAGCAGATGGGGTCGAAGGGCGCCAAGTCCGGATCGGTCCGGTTGGAGCTGCAGGCCGACTGCTATGCCGGTGTCTGGGCCAATCGGGCCGACGACGGCAAGGACGCGATGCTGGAGCCGATCACCGATCAACAGATCTCCGACGTGATCACCACGGCTCGGGCGATCGGCGACGACAAGCTGTCCGGTGGCAGCTCCGACGGCTGGACCCACGGCTCCAGTTCGCAGCGGGTCCGCTGGTTCAGCATCGGCTATCAGTCCGGCGAGGTGAAGCGCTGCGACACGTTCTCCACCGACGATCTCTGA